A single Anopheles maculipalpis chromosome 3RL, idAnoMacuDA_375_x, whole genome shotgun sequence DNA region contains:
- the LOC126564977 gene encoding protein ABHD13: MSFRDWKIVRVLAGIAMRIWAASGAALLSAFLIYVVYGGFFAFLLLLFAVSGILYHAQDNLLYHPELPANSRIFIPVPSMHGLPYETLHLKTRDAISLHAFWIRHPGDKGRYVPTIVYFHGNAGNMGHRLQNASGFYHTLQCNVLMVEYRGYGLSTGTPSEKGFFADARSVLDHLFSRHDLDHGQIIIFGRSLGGAVSIDLAADAVYGSKIMGVIVENTFTSIPDMAVELIHPAVKYLPLLLYRNQYLSVDKIQFISAPILFVSGLADTLVPPRMMTMLHTRCGSTRKQMLQIVGGSHNDTWAVNGYYQGVAQFIKECRETKGPLQTPPVSHNVWPNIEEV; the protein is encoded by the exons ATGTCATTCCGCGATTGGAAGATAGTGCGGGTGCTGGCCGGAATCGCCATGCGGATATGGGCCGCTAGTGGTGCCGCGCTGCTGTCCGCTTTCCTGATATACGTTGTGTACGGtggcttttttgctttcctgctgcttttgtttgccGTGTCGG GCATCCTTTACCACGCACAAGACAACCTGCTGTACCATCCCGAGCTGCCGGCCAATTCGCGAATCTTCATACCAGTTCCGTCAATGCACGGATTGCCTTACGAAACGTTACACCTGAAGACGCGGGATGCCATTTCACTGCACGCCTTCTGGATCCGGCATCCGGGCGATAAGGGCCGCTACGTACCAACGATAGTGTACTTTCACGGAAATGCTGGCAATATGGGCCATCGGTTACAGAACGCCAGCGGCTTCTACCACACGCTCCAGTGCAATGTGCTGATGGTGGAGTACCGAGGGTACGGTCTGTCGACTGGGACTCCGAGCGAGAAGGGATTCTTTGCCGACGCACGTTCCGTACTGGATCATCTGTTCAGCCGGCACGATTTGGACCATGGACAGATAATAATATTTGGCCGATCGCTCGGTGGTGCCGTATCAATCGATCTGGCAGCCGACGCGGTGTACGGTTCGAAGATTATGGGCGTAATTGTGGAGAACACGTTCACCAGCATACCGGATATGGCGGTGGAATTGATACACCCGGCGGTGAAATATTTGCCACTGCTGCTGTACCGGAACCAGTACCTGTCCGTGGACAAGATTCAGTTCATTTCCGCCCCGATCCTGTTCGTTTCCGGCCTGGCCGACACACTAGTGCCTCCgaggatgatgacgatgttgCACACGCGATGTGGCAGCACCCGCAAACAGATGCTGCAGATTGTTGGTGGATCGCATAACGATACGTGGGCTGTGAATGG GTACTACCAGGGTGTAGCCCAATTTATTAAGGAGTGTAGAGAAACCAAAGGACCACTACAGACGCCCCCGGTTAGCCACAACGTTTGGCCAAACATAGAGGAAGTGTGA
- the LOC126564064 gene encoding nuclear pore complex protein Nup50, which translates to MAKRGPQSSLNHLNWNETDEPEEKGEFAKASDDVLKLRVIKKARRRVATDAADSTAPGAAPSASVFGSFKGFASTPLAKGGGTDKPDGAPSFSFLSTLGGAAKTNGNGTATVSSSGADSGVAGSTKPMFSFGTNQGTIGAADAGKKMFTFGTPNALKADSTEGGKNASSTSSGFGISSSKDSEKDGTGKGLFSFGGATAANPATAGPTPTFSFGTVPTKSTTDSSKPEKGFTFGIVGGNKDKSSDTTPKGTFLFGSAAAKTDTGETEKKTIAFGAKDSSLSAASSTGMFNFGSNAAKTDTNDAEKKTFGLGSSPAATKSTFAFGSPATKTDYSETERKGFTFGSSPVASKEPPKGIFSFGSPATKPATAADTSDKATVTFGSPAGTKDTPTTTPKGTFSFGSVAPKADEASDKKATTFSFGSIASSGTQGSPKSTFSFGSVQPGKNDAIGFGAAASSPAKKPSEPEKKTFSFGIPPASSVPVDKSKASFGAPKENSEDTLKKMFSFAPSTTAPAPKVVDSGKKDEEKKSMSFSHTTTTTTNPTPTTTQSTSMKKNVIALNHAFVAWITQKCKENAYCNFSPVFKSYETYFAKFKELEQNGTEQSVSNSTESGAATKLTLPSSQPSKTEGFPGIPTAKPGLEPKPIDPIAKEPEKTKEKTGFFFGTSAPKELPTAKTLAPASGGFTFGSGKPLTFGGFSSTNAAPSTASTTTNNASTVSTSSPSFFAGASTFASKSLTPGGFTFGSGIVKPPVPDSSAAGVNKDTAGGEDADDDEPPKVEFTPVEEKDSVYSKRCKLYFKVDSSYSDRGVCTLHIKKVDGKVQLLVRADTALGNILLNIILNESVPLQRVGKNNVMLICLPLPDSKPPPTSVLLRVKTEAEANDLMETLMKYKPK; encoded by the coding sequence ATGGCTAAGCGCGGCCCGCAGTCATCCTTAAACCATCTGAACTGGAACGAAACCGACGAGCCGGAAGAGAAGGGCGAGTTTGCAAAGGCCAGCGACGACGTTTTAAAACTGCGAGTGATAAAGAAAGCTCGGCGCCGGGTAGCGACGGACGCGGCGGACAGTACCGCACCGGGTGCGGCCCCTTCGGCTTCCGTGTTTGGCTCGTTCAAAGGGTTCGCATCGACACCGCTGGCGAAGGGAGGGGGCACGGATAAGCCGGATGGTGCGcccagtttttccttcctctcaACGCTTGGTGGTGCCGCCAAAACGAATGGTAACGGAACCGCCACCGTATCATCGAGCGGTGCCGACAGTGGTGTAGCCGGTTCGACGAAGCCAATGTTTTCGTTCGGCACGAATCAGGGCACAATCGGTGCGGCAGATGCTGGCAAAAAGATGTTCACCTTTGGAACACCCAATGCACTGAAAGCGGACAGTACGGAGGGAGGGAAAAATGCGTCCTCCACATCATCCGGATTTGGTATATCATCATCAAAGGACAGTGAAAAGGACGGTACGGGTAAAGGATTGTTCAGCTTTGGCGGTGCAACGGCAGCTAATCCGGCAACTGCGGGACCGACACCAACCTTCTCCTTCGGCACGGTGCCAACTAAATCGACGACAGATTCATCGAAACCGGAAAAAGGCTTCACGTTCGGGATTGTTGGTGGCAACAAAGATAAGTCATCTGACACGACACCGAAAGGGACATTTTTGTTCGGTTCCGCTGCCGCCAAGACCGACACCGGGGAGACGGAAAAGAAGACAATCGCTTTCGGTGCAAAAGATTCCTCCCTAAGTGCGGCCTCCTCGACGGGTATGTTTAATTTCGGATCGAACGCTGCCAAAACCGACACGAACGATGCAGAAAAGAAGACATTCGGCTTGGGTAGCTCACCGGCCGCTACCAAAAGCACATTTGCGTTTGGTTCGCCGGCTACAAAAACTGACTATTCCGAGACGGAAAGGAAAGGATTTACTTTTGGAAGTTCGCCGGTTGCATCGAAAGAACCTCCGAAAGGAATATTCTCGTTCGGTTCGCCCGCAACTAAACCGGCCACAGCTGCTGACACATCCGACAAAGCAACCGTTACGTTCGGTTCGCCGGCTGGCACGAAAGACACACCAACCACCACACCAAAGGGCACGttttcgttcggttcggtAGCGCCGAAAGCGGACGAAGCATCCGATAAGAAGGCTACAACATTTTCGTTCGGATCTATCGCTTCTTCCGGCACACAAGGTTCGCCGAAAAGTACATTCTCTTTCGGTTCAGTTCAACCCGGCAAGAATGATGCGATCGGCTTTGGGGCAGCAGCATCCTCTCCTGCCAAGAAACCATCCGagccagaaaagaaaacgttttCCTTTGGCATTCCTCCCGCTTCGAGCGTTCCGGTGGACAAAAGCAAGGCTTCGTTCGGCGCCCCGAAGGAGAACAGCGAAGACACgctgaagaaaatgtttaGCTTTGCCCCATCGACAACGGCACCGGCCCCGAAGGTAGTGGATTCCGGTAAAAAAGATGAGGAAAAGAAATCGATGTCATTCTCACATactacaaccaccaccacaaatCCGACACCCACGACCACCCAGTCCACCAGCATGAAAAAGAACGTGATTGCACTAAACCATGCGTTCGTCGCGTGGATTACGCAAAAGTGTAAGGAGAATGCGTACTGCAACTTTAGTCCGGTGTTTAAAAGTTATGAAACATATTTTGCGAAATTCAAAGAATTGGAACAGAATGGTACGGAACAAAGTGTGTCCAACAGTACGGAGTCGGGTGCTGCTACGAAATTAACGTTGCCATCTTCCCAACCATCGAAAACAGAAGGATTCCCGGGTATCCCGACAGCAAAGCCTGGACTGGAGCCTAAACCAATCGATCCGATTGCGAAAGAACCCGAAAAAACTAAGGAAAAGACAGGCTTCTTCTTCGGTACTTCAGCACCAAAAGAATTGCCCACAGCGAAAACGCTTGCTCCGGCCAGCGGTGGCTTTACGTTCGGTTCCGGGAAACCACTTACATTCGGTGGATTTTCGAGCACCAATGCCGCTCCCAGCACGGCAAGCACCACCACTAACAACGCCTCAACGGTGTCGACCAGTTCGCCATCCTTTTTTGCCGGTGCATCAACATTCGCCAGCAAATCACTAACTCCCGGAGGATTTACATTCGGTAGCGGAATAGTTAAGCCACCGGTTCCGGATAGCAGTGCGGCCGGTGTTAATAAAGACACGGCCGGCGGGGAAGATGCCGATGATGACGAACCACCGAAGGTAGAATTTACTCCGGTCGAGGAAAAGGACAGTGTGTACTCGAAGCGTTGCAAGCTGTACTTTAAGGTGGATTCATCGTACTCGGACCGTGGCGTGTGTACGCTACACATAAAAAAAGTCGATGGGAAGGTGCAGTTGCTGGTCCGTGCCGATACCGCCCTTGGCAACATTCTGCTTAACATCATACTGAACGAATCGGTACCACTGCAGCGTGTAGGCAAGAACAATGTAATGTTGATCTGTTTACCGTTGCCGGACTCGAAACCGCCACCGACATCGGTACTGTTGCGCGTAAAGACAGAGGCCGAAGCGAACGACTTGATGGAAACGTTGATGAAATACAAACCGAAGTAG
- the LOC126560572 gene encoding DNA repair and recombination protein RAD54-like: MLRAEECTVSFHSLSKGREYVDDERCNYSNPMRKSLVPQRCGPSNAVHSPFKSPLSAQKRQRECRKRGSEKGGTDQPPTPKLSVSEHELMIMKILTQPFKIPIANYVPEHSTRCLGMKRSAARRALHDPFACNALVLFSPPELSEHDKLKMDKNKIQVHVVVDPLLGNILRPHQREGVKFMYDCVTGAKGDFNGCIMADEMGLGKTLQCITLLWTLLRQSPDCKPTISKAIIVCPSSLVKNWYKEFGKWLGCRVNCLAIDGGSKEQTTKELEQYMANQSLRHGTPVLIISYETFRLYANILNNSEVGAVLCDEGHRLKNCENLTYQALMGLKTNRRVLLSGTPIQNDLTEYYSLLHFVNPGMLGSTAEFRKQFENPILRGQDANSTDTEREKAAERLQELAALVNRCMIRRTSALLTKYLPVKFEMVVCVRMTEVQTALYKSFLQSDTIRRSVMEKSASKASLTALSNITSLKKLCNHPDLVYDKIQERADGFENAASILPDNYSPRELRPELGAKLMLLDCMLASIKINTTDKIVLVSNYTQTLDLFEKLCRKRGYGYVRLDGTMTIKKRGKVVDEFNKPDSKDFIFMLSSKAGGCGLNLIGANRLVMFDPDWNPANDEQAMARVWRDGQKKPCYIYRLLATGTIEEKIFQRQTHKKALSTTVVDNAEDGERHFTQDDLKDLFKLDEQTRSDTHDIFRCKRCMNSVQMKLPPDDSDCMSDLVHWYHCANNKGIPDDILSKSWDITGCVSFVFHHRSNSAVVEQQIAEQKRQQALASKEENDEEEEEEEEEDDKENEEEDEPEEDDEKDKDYVL; this comes from the exons cGTAAAAGCCTTGTACCACAACGGTGCGGTCCGTCTAATGCAGTGCACTCACCGTTCAAAAGCCCTCTTTCGGCCCAGAAACGTCAGCGAGAATGCAGGAAACGGGGATCGGAAAAGGGTGGCACGGATCAGCCGCCAACTCCGAAACTATCCGTGTCCGAACACGAGCTGATGATCATGAAAATATTAACCCAACCGTTCAAGATACCGATCGCAAACTACGTGCCGGAACATTCGACACGATGTTTGGGTATGAAACGTTCGGCTGCCCGTCGGGCCTTACACGATCCATTTGCTTGCAATGCGCTGGTGCTGTTCAGTCCGCCAGAATTGTCCGAGCACGACAAGCTTAAAATGGACAAGAACAAGATACAGGTGCACGTGGTGGTGGACCCACTGCTGGGCAATATCCTGCGACCCCATCAACGGGAAGGTGTGAAGTTTATGTACGATTGTGTGACTGGTGCGAAGGGCGATTTTAACGGGTGTATTATGGCTGACGAAATGGG CCTGGGCAAAACTCTTCAATGCATCACACTGCTCTGGACGCTGTTACGACAAAGTCCGGATTGTAAACCCACCATCAGCAAGGCCATCATTGTGTGTCCAAGTTCGCTGGTAAAGAATTGGTACAAAGAGTTTGGTAAATGGCTCGGATGTCGGGTGAATTGCTTAGCGATCGATGGAGGATCGAAAGAACAGACGACGAAAGAGCTTGAACAGTATATGGCCAATCAAAGCCTACGACACGGCACGCCTGTGCTGATTATAAGCTACGAAACGTTTCGATTGTACGCCAATATTCTTAACAATTCGGAGGTGGGTGCTGTACTGTGCGACGAGGGACATCGGCTAAAGAACTGTGAGAATCTTACGTATCAGGCGTTGATGGGCCTAAAGACGAACAGAAGAGTTCTGCTTTCTGGTACACCGATTCAGAACGATTTGACCGAATATTACAGCTTGCTGCACTTTGTAAATCCCGGAATGTTAGGTTCAACTGCG gAGTTCCGGAAACAGTTTGAAAATCCGATTCTCCGCGGGCAGGATGCAAATTCCACTGATACAGAACGTGAAAAGGCCGCCGAACGTCTTCAAGAACTAGCCGCCCTCGTAAACCGCTGCATGATCCGACGAACCAGCGCCCTACTCACCAAGTACCTTCCAGTTAAATTCGAAATGgtcgtgtgcgtgcgtatgaCCGAAGTACAAACCGCCCTGTACAAAAGCTTCCTCCAATCGGACACCATCCGTCGTAGCGTGATGGAAAAATCTGCTTCCAAAGCAAGCTTAACCGCACTGTCTAACATTACCTCGCTGAAGAAACTGTGCAATCATCCGGATCTCGTGTACGACAAGATACAGGAGCGTGCGGATGGGTTTGAAAATGCGGCCAGCATCCTGCCGGATAATTATTCCCCACGCGAACTACGACCGGAACTGGGTGCTAAGCTAATGCTGCTGGACTGTATGCTTGCGTCgataaaaatcaacacaaccGACAAGATTGTGCTCGTCTCCAACTACACGCAAACGCTCGatctgtttgaaaaattgtgcCGCAAGCGCGGTTACGGGTACGTACGACTCGACGGCACCATGACGATCAAAAAGCGTGGCAAAGTGGTGGACGAGTTTAATAAACCCGATTCGAAGGATTTCATCTTTATGCTAAGCTCAAAAGCGGGCGGCTGTGGGTTAAATCTGATCGGTGCTAACCGGCTCGTTATGTTCGACCCGGACTGGAACCCGGCCAACGATGAGCAAGCGATGGCACGCGTATGGCGTGATGGGCAGAAGAAACCATGCTACATCTATCGGTTGCTAGCTACGGGTACGATTGAGGAAAAGATTTTCCAACGGCAAACACACAAGAAAGCGCTCTCGACAACGGTGGTCGACAATGCGGAGGACGGTGAGCGGCATTTCACGCAGGACGATCTGAAGGATCTGTTTAAGTTGGACGAACAAACGCGCTCCGATACGCACGACATTTTCCGCTGCAAACGGTGCATGAACAGCGTGCAGATGAAGCTTCCACCGGACGATAGTGATTGTATGTCGGATCTGGTACACTGGTACCATTGTGCGAACAATAAGGGCATTCCGGATGATATACTGTCCAAGTCGTGGGATATTACGGGATGCGTTTCGTTCGTGTTTCATCATCGTTCGAATTCGGCCGTCGTTGAGCAGCAGATAGCGGAACAGAAGCGCCAGCAGGCATTGGCTTCAAAGGAGGAGAATGACgaggaagaagaggaggaggaggaggaagatgaCAAGGAGAACGAAGAAGAGGACGAACCGGAGGAAGACGATGAAAAGGATAAAGATTACGTTCTGTAA